One Solanum lycopersicum chromosome 2, SLM_r2.1 genomic region harbors:
- the LOC101260298 gene encoding probable arabinosyltransferase ARAD1, which yields MNPRPKLRSPPPSSVIIPPASPPKSLINKMRRKFTRSTLTLATTLFSILALYAFFNTFIFSDPPNNVGSVSFSRNYNTQNLKSVKVYMYDLPRKFTYGVIESYALARGGEKQSDDSLLKYPGNQHSAEWYLFSDLNRPSLERVGSAVTRVMDPEEADLFYVPFFSSLSLVANPIRSNNAVVAPVKRPTYSDEETQESLIEWLEKQEYWKRNNGWDHVFICQDPNALYKVVDKVKNGVLLVSDFGRLARNQASLVKDVILPYSHRINTYTGDIGVDNRNSLLFFMGNRYRKEGGKIRDLLFQLLEKEEDVIIKHGAQSRESRREARKGMHTSKFCLHPAGDTPSACRLFDAIVSLCVPVIISDHIELPFEDVVDYRKIAIFVDSNTAVKPGFLVKKLRKVSMERVLEYQRELKKVKHYYEYEDPDGTVKEIWRQVSLKLPLVRLMINRDKRLVKRELPEPDCSCLCSNETGILTTL from the exons ATGAATCCAAGACCCAAACTCCGATCACCGCCACCGTCCTCCGTCATCATTCCTCCGGCGTCGCCACCCAAATCCCTAATCAACAAAATGCGCAGAAAATTTACCAGATCAACTCTTACACTTGCCACTACTTTGTTCTCAATCTTAGCTTTATATGCTTTCTTCAACACATTCATCTTCTCAGACCCACCAAACAATGTCGGCAGTGTTAGTTTCAGCAGGAATTACAATACCCAGAATTTGAAATCTGTGAAAGTTTACATGTATGATCTGCCTAGGAAGTTTACGTATGGGGTTATTGAGAGCTATGCGTTGGCAAGAGGTGGAGAGAAGCAGAGTGATGATTCGTTGCTTAAGTATCCTGGAAATCAGCATTCTGCTGAGTGGTATTTGTTTTCTGACCTGAATCGGCCGAGTTTAGAACGGGTCGGGTCGGCTGTAACTCGGGTTATGGACCCGGAGGAAGCTGATCTTTTCTATGTGCCTTTCTTCTCGTCGTTGAGCCTTGTGGCGAATCCGATTAGATCCAATAATGCTGTTGTTGCACCCGTGAAGAGGCCTACTTATAGTGATGAGGAAACGCAG GAGTCTTTAATTGAATGGTTGGAGAAGCAGGAGTACTGGAAAAGGAACAATGGTTGGGATCACGTGTTTATATGCCAGGATCCTAATGCTTTATACAAGGTTGTGGATAAGGTGAAGAATGGAGTGCTGTTAGTTTCTGATTTTGGAAGGCTGGCTCGTAATCAGGCATCTCTTGTTAAGGATGTCATCTTGCCGTACTCACATCGGATTAACACATACACTGGGGATATTGGCGTTGATAATCGGAATTCTTTGCTCTTCTTCATGGGCAATCGATACAGAAAGGAG GGAGGAAAAATTCGTGATTTGCTTTTTCAATTGCTTGAGAAAGAAGAGGATGTCATCATAAAACATGGTGCACAATCTAGGGAGAGCCGTCGTGAGGCAAGAAAAGGGATGCACACTTCAAAATTTTGTCTGCATCCAGCTGGTGATACTCCATCAGCTTGCCGTCTTTTTGATGCTATTGTGAGCTTGTGTGTCCCTGTAATCATCAGTGATCACATTGAATTGCCATTTGAGGATGTTGTGGACTACAGGAAAATCGCAATTTTTGTAGACTCTAACACAGCTGTGAAGCCAGGGTTCTTGGTTAAAAAGCTCAGGAAAGTAAGCATGGAGAGGGTTTTGGAATACCAAAGGGAGCTGAAAAAG GTGAAGCATTACTATGAATATGAGGACCCAGATGGAACAGTAAAAGAAATTTGGCGACAGGTTTCTTTGAAGTTGCCACTTGTTAGGTTAATGATCAATCGTGATAAACGTCTTGTGAAAAGAGAGTTACCTGAACCAGATTGCTCTTGCCTCTGTTCAAACGAGACAGGAATCTTGACGACATTATGA
- the LOC101259703 gene encoding 14 kDa zinc-binding protein isoform X1, whose protein sequence is MAAMSSLTLLRGPSLVKALGFIKTSNYIPRIVPASRYPLQSQRSYVASAHDEEAAARAAAVNADTGAPTIFDKIIAKEIPASVVYEDQKVLAFRDINPQAPVHVLIIPKSRDGLTELGKKAEQRHEDILGNLLYAAKIVAEKEGIVDGFRVVINSGPSACQSVYHLHLHVLGGRQLKWPPG, encoded by the exons ATGGCTGCTATGAGCTCTCTCACACTTTTGAG AGGCCCTTCCTTAGTGAAAGCTTTGGGTTTCATAAAGACATCAAATTACATACCAAGAATCGTACCCGCCTCACGTTATCCTCTTCAATCTCAAAG GTCCTATGTAGCTTCTGCACATGATGAGGAAGCAGCTGCCAGGGCTGCTGCTGTAAATGCTGATACTGGAGCTCCAACCAT ATTTGATAAAATCATTGCTAAGGAAATACCTGCTTCTGTGGTATATGAGGATCAAAAGGTTCTTGCATTTCGGGATATCAATCCTCAAGCTCCTGTTCATGTTCTAATTATCCCGAAGTCGAGGGATGGATTAACAGAGCTTGGAAAG AAGGCTGAACAAAGACATGAAGATATATTGGGCAACCTCCTTTATGCTGCCAAGATAGTAGCGGAGAAAGAAGGCATCGTAGATGGTTTTCGAGTTGTCATTAATAGTGGTCCCTCAGCAT GTCAATCTGTATACCATCTTCACTTGCACGTACTTGGCGGAAGACAGCTGAAATGGCCCCCGGGTTAG
- the LOC101259703 gene encoding 14 kDa zinc-binding protein isoform X2, which translates to MAAMSSLTLLRGPSLVKALGFIKTSNYIPRIVPASRYPLQSQRSYVASAHDEEAAARAAAVNADTGAPTIFDKIIAKEIPASVVYEDQKVLAFRDINPQAPVHVLIIPKSRDGLTELGKAEQRHEDILGNLLYAAKIVAEKEGIVDGFRVVINSGPSACQSVYHLHLHVLGGRQLKWPPG; encoded by the exons ATGGCTGCTATGAGCTCTCTCACACTTTTGAG AGGCCCTTCCTTAGTGAAAGCTTTGGGTTTCATAAAGACATCAAATTACATACCAAGAATCGTACCCGCCTCACGTTATCCTCTTCAATCTCAAAG GTCCTATGTAGCTTCTGCACATGATGAGGAAGCAGCTGCCAGGGCTGCTGCTGTAAATGCTGATACTGGAGCTCCAACCAT ATTTGATAAAATCATTGCTAAGGAAATACCTGCTTCTGTGGTATATGAGGATCAAAAGGTTCTTGCATTTCGGGATATCAATCCTCAAGCTCCTGTTCATGTTCTAATTATCCCGAAGTCGAGGGATGGATTAACAGAGCTTGGAAAG GCTGAACAAAGACATGAAGATATATTGGGCAACCTCCTTTATGCTGCCAAGATAGTAGCGGAGAAAGAAGGCATCGTAGATGGTTTTCGAGTTGTCATTAATAGTGGTCCCTCAGCAT GTCAATCTGTATACCATCTTCACTTGCACGTACTTGGCGGAAGACAGCTGAAATGGCCCCCGGGTTAG
- the LOC101260008 gene encoding sulfiredoxin, chloroplastic/mitochondrial, with the protein MANFVLQLPNNLRLRSFTVSSSSSNGATPGVPQSAGPVILELPLDKIRRPLMRTRSNDQQKVKELMDSIKEIGLQVPIDVLEVDGVYYGFSGCHRYEAHQQLGLLTIRCKIRRGTKETLRHHLR; encoded by the exons ATGGCGAATTTTGTTCTGCAACTTCCAAATAACCTGCGTTTAAGGAGCTTCACTGTCTCCTCATCCTCCTCTAATG GGGCTACTCCTGGTGTGCCTCAATCTGCCGGGCCAGTGATTCTTGAACTTCCCCTTGATAAAATCCGAAGGCCACTCATGCGTACCAGATCTAATGACCAGCAAAAAGTGAAGGAACTGATGGATAGTATCAAGGAAATCGGGCTTCAAGTACCT ATTGATGTGCTTGAGGTAGATGGGGTTTATTACG GCTTTTCTGGTTGTCATCGCTATGAAGCTCATCAGCAACTTGGCCTTCTAACTATACGTTGCAAAATTCGTCGAGGAACAAAAGAAACTTTGAG GCACCATCTTCGATAA